The following are encoded together in the Streptomyces rapamycinicus NRRL 5491 genome:
- a CDS encoding helix-turn-helix transcriptional regulator, translated as MTNGAGAEADGSRGAFSVDSTVPGAAPQGFFQAFQRGWDAELGDGLPLRSFNRDVTGDFRVRSRAAKVRDLAFTDLHSMSAIRTAHALGGVEDRVRMYVVKRGAWTLAGSRDRDRHTVAAGQFLLRHVGQPWRFEAAPHTTVKILLLPPGPLTPLLGNRAVTGPADSAEVRLLVAHANMVYETMTGLGPAGVQAAHSTLLELAQSVARRRFDDVEPRLAPALAGAAKDLADSHLTDPELSPTMLARELNVSLRTLQRAFTVAGESLIAYIRHRRLEEARRALIASAGRLSVSELAAHWQFADSSHFIRVFKKTYGQTPTEYARSTGLTDS; from the coding sequence ATGACCAACGGCGCTGGAGCGGAGGCCGACGGATCGCGCGGGGCGTTCTCCGTGGACTCCACCGTCCCGGGCGCGGCACCACAAGGATTCTTCCAGGCCTTCCAGCGCGGGTGGGACGCGGAGCTCGGCGACGGCTTGCCGCTGCGGAGCTTCAACCGGGATGTGACCGGTGACTTCCGGGTCAGGAGCCGCGCCGCCAAGGTCCGCGACCTGGCGTTCACCGATCTCCACAGCATGTCGGCCATCCGGACCGCACACGCGCTGGGCGGTGTGGAGGACCGGGTACGGATGTACGTCGTGAAACGCGGCGCATGGACGTTGGCAGGTTCGCGCGATCGGGACCGGCACACCGTGGCGGCCGGGCAGTTCCTCCTCCGGCACGTCGGGCAGCCGTGGCGCTTCGAGGCGGCGCCGCACACGACGGTGAAGATCCTTCTGCTGCCTCCCGGGCCGCTCACCCCACTGCTGGGAAACCGGGCCGTCACCGGGCCCGCGGATTCGGCCGAGGTACGCCTGCTGGTGGCCCACGCGAATATGGTGTACGAGACCATGACCGGCCTGGGCCCGGCCGGTGTGCAAGCCGCCCACAGCACCCTGCTCGAACTGGCCCAGTCGGTGGCGAGGCGTCGGTTCGACGATGTGGAGCCCCGGCTGGCGCCCGCGCTCGCCGGGGCCGCGAAGGACCTCGCGGACAGCCACCTCACCGACCCCGAGCTCTCCCCCACGATGCTGGCGCGTGAACTCAACGTCTCCTTACGCACCTTGCAGCGGGCGTTCACCGTGGCGGGAGAGTCGTTGATCGCCTACATCCGTCACCGGCGGCTGGAAGAGGCCCGCCGCGCTCTCATCGCCTCGGCCGGCAGGCTGAGCGTCTCGGAACTCGCCGCCCACTGGCAGTTCGCCGACAGCAGCCACTTCATCCGGGTCTTCAAGAAGACCTACGGCCAGACGCCCACCGAGTACGCCCGCTCAACCGGGCTGACCGACAGCTGA
- a CDS encoding MFS transporter yields MMSRHSPAPSAWRRIQTAWGLPDLAGKGRFVTANLIDSLGNGLVMAFTVVFFVKTTSLSLVAVGAALTAGQLLALPVPPFIGSLLDKYGPRIVVAAGNWISVAGFIGFLFSHAAWQIVLWQFVVQLGSTAFWMGNSPLIVLVARGVERARWFGFVRALRNVGVGFGGAASAVALSIGTVTWLRAVMVINVVTFAVAGWLVITFRGADGSGAADAGPAEAKPAEPERAAGEATGQPSGGFRTVLKDTRYLRLVATNIAFAFASTVVAVLLAVYVADNLAVGSWIVGVLVVLNTVMVALLQTLASRWIEARRPAAVLVLALLFNAAAFAVFGTLLVLPGWAVIAGLLIAMVLYTVGEILGSPPTSELSVVMAPEHLRGRYLGVYQLSWSVGGAVAPALLTALLEGGAALPWVFLTAISVLAVPLVLGLDRRPAATSEAAPAGDAASVEQLDGGPVG; encoded by the coding sequence ATGATGTCGCGGCATTCCCCCGCGCCTTCGGCGTGGCGGCGGATTCAGACGGCCTGGGGTCTGCCGGACCTCGCGGGAAAGGGCCGCTTCGTCACGGCCAATCTGATCGACAGCCTGGGCAACGGGTTGGTGATGGCGTTCACCGTCGTCTTCTTCGTGAAGACGACGTCGCTGTCACTGGTCGCCGTCGGCGCCGCGCTGACCGCCGGACAGCTGCTCGCCCTGCCCGTTCCGCCCTTTATCGGGTCCCTGTTGGACAAATACGGTCCGCGTATCGTGGTCGCTGCGGGCAACTGGATTTCGGTGGCCGGATTCATCGGTTTCCTGTTCTCGCACGCGGCCTGGCAGATCGTGCTGTGGCAGTTCGTGGTGCAACTGGGTTCCACCGCCTTCTGGATGGGCAACAGTCCGCTCATCGTGCTGGTCGCCCGGGGCGTCGAGCGGGCCCGCTGGTTCGGCTTCGTGCGTGCCCTCCGCAATGTCGGCGTCGGTTTCGGCGGCGCCGCGTCCGCGGTGGCCCTGAGCATCGGAACCGTCACCTGGCTGCGGGCGGTGATGGTGATCAACGTGGTCACCTTCGCCGTCGCGGGCTGGCTCGTGATCACCTTCCGGGGCGCGGACGGGAGCGGGGCGGCCGATGCCGGCCCCGCGGAGGCGAAGCCCGCCGAGCCGGAGCGGGCGGCGGGCGAAGCCACCGGACAACCCTCGGGCGGCTTTCGCACCGTACTGAAGGACACCCGGTATCTGCGGCTGGTCGCGACGAACATCGCCTTCGCCTTCGCCTCCACGGTGGTCGCGGTGCTGCTCGCCGTCTACGTGGCGGACAACCTCGCTGTCGGCTCCTGGATCGTCGGCGTGCTCGTCGTGCTGAACACGGTCATGGTCGCGCTGCTCCAGACGCTCGCCAGCCGGTGGATCGAGGCCCGCAGACCGGCGGCGGTGCTGGTGCTGGCCCTGCTGTTCAACGCGGCGGCGTTCGCCGTCTTCGGCACGCTGCTCGTGCTGCCCGGCTGGGCGGTGATCGCCGGGCTGCTGATCGCGATGGTGCTCTACACCGTGGGCGAGATCCTCGGCTCGCCGCCGACCAGCGAACTGAGCGTGGTGATGGCGCCCGAGCATCTGCGGGGCCGCTATCTGGGCGTCTACCAGCTGTCCTGGTCGGTCGGCGGTGCCGTCGCCCCGGCGCTGCTCACAGCGCTGCTGGAGGGCGGTGCGGCGCTGCCCTGGGTGTTCCTCACCGCGATCAGCGTGCTGGCCGTACCGCTCGTGCTCGGGCTCGACCGGCGGCCCGCGGCCACGAGCGAGGCCGCACCGGCCGGGGACGCCGCCTCCGTGGAGCAACTCGACGGCGGCCCCGTCGGCTGA
- a CDS encoding ornithine cyclodeaminase family protein, protein MQTKVLCQRDIKRILSVVGRDVMMDRLISEVHAGFARLGRGETDEPPPRTGFARGGDVPGVIEFMPHRASGIGVTMKTVSYSPQNFERFNLPTIVGTVSRLDDDSGSMVALADAATITAMRTGAVAAVATRLLARPGSTTLALIGAGAQAVTQAHALSRVLPLERILISDIKAEHAESFAGRVAFLELPVEVTDAATAMATADVLCTVTSVPVGGGPVVPAEPRQAHLHVNGIGADEQGKTELPKALLDDAFICVDHPGQARAEGEFQQLPDRELGPSLADLCAAPEIAAPHPERLSVFDSTGSAFADHIALDVLLGFADELGLGHKMSIESTPEDVLDPYSL, encoded by the coding sequence ATGCAGACCAAGGTTCTGTGCCAGCGTGACATCAAGCGGATCCTCTCGGTGGTCGGCCGCGACGTCATGATGGATCGGCTGATCAGCGAGGTGCACGCCGGTTTCGCGCGATTGGGCCGCGGCGAGACCGACGAGCCGCCACCGCGTACCGGCTTTGCCCGCGGCGGCGACGTTCCGGGCGTCATCGAGTTCATGCCGCACCGCGCGTCGGGCATCGGTGTGACGATGAAGACGGTCAGCTACAGTCCGCAGAACTTCGAGCGCTTCAACCTGCCCACCATCGTCGGGACCGTGTCGCGGCTCGACGACGACAGCGGAAGCATGGTCGCGCTCGCCGACGCGGCCACCATCACCGCCATGCGGACCGGCGCGGTCGCGGCCGTCGCCACCCGGCTGCTCGCCCGGCCGGGGAGCACCACCCTCGCCCTGATCGGCGCGGGCGCCCAGGCGGTCACCCAGGCACACGCCCTCAGCCGCGTCCTCCCACTGGAACGCATCCTGATCAGTGACATCAAAGCTGAGCACGCGGAGTCGTTCGCCGGCCGGGTCGCGTTTCTCGAGCTGCCCGTCGAGGTCACCGACGCGGCGACCGCGATGGCGACCGCGGACGTCCTGTGCACCGTCACATCGGTACCGGTCGGCGGCGGGCCGGTGGTGCCGGCCGAACCGCGCCAGGCACATCTGCACGTCAATGGCATCGGCGCGGACGAGCAGGGCAAGACCGAGCTGCCCAAGGCGCTGCTCGACGACGCGTTCATCTGCGTCGACCACCCCGGGCAGGCCCGCGCCGAGGGCGAGTTCCAGCAGCTGCCCGATCGGGAACTCGGCCCGTCGCTGGCCGACCTGTGCGCGGCACCCGAGATCGCCGCTCCGCACCCGGAGCGCCTGAGCGTCTTCGACTCGACCGGCAGCGCGTTCGCCGACCACATCGCCCTCGACGTACTGCTCGGCTTCGCCGACGAACTCGGCCTCGGCCACAAGATGTCGATCGAGTCGACGCCCGAGGACGTCCTCGATCCGTACTCGCTGTAG
- a CDS encoding FkbM family methyltransferase yields the protein MQTIKLPNGKTVAHVNPGEAQFLYQEIFAERCYLRRGLELRAGDVVFDVGANIGMFSLFAHLECPDVTVHAFEPAPVPYAALRANAERYGIAGRFEQCAVSDVAGRGKMTFYTDTTMMSGFHPDPATRAELLRRLAINGGYSAEAADRMLAELPDTSQVIETSVVRLSDVIAERGITSIGLLKIDVEKNERHVMAGIDAADWPRIRQVVTEVHDIDGRLDEVLTLLRGQGFTVLSEQEPLFAGTDIYQVVARRGDA from the coding sequence GTGCAGACCATCAAGCTGCCGAACGGCAAGACCGTCGCCCACGTCAACCCGGGCGAGGCGCAGTTCCTCTACCAGGAGATCTTCGCCGAGCGGTGCTACTTGCGGCGCGGCCTTGAGCTGCGAGCGGGTGACGTGGTCTTCGACGTCGGCGCGAACATCGGCATGTTCTCGCTCTTCGCCCACCTGGAGTGCCCCGATGTCACGGTGCACGCCTTCGAGCCGGCGCCGGTGCCGTACGCCGCGCTCAGGGCCAATGCCGAGCGGTACGGCATCGCGGGCCGGTTCGAGCAGTGCGCGGTCTCGGACGTGGCCGGCCGCGGCAAGATGACGTTCTACACGGATACCACGATGATGTCGGGCTTCCACCCGGATCCGGCGACCCGCGCGGAGCTGCTGCGCAGGCTCGCCATCAACGGCGGGTACAGTGCCGAGGCCGCCGACCGGATGCTGGCCGAGCTGCCGGACACCAGCCAGGTGATCGAGACGTCCGTCGTACGCCTCTCCGACGTCATCGCGGAGCGGGGCATCACCTCGATCGGACTGCTCAAGATCGATGTGGAGAAGAACGAGCGGCATGTGATGGCCGGGATCGACGCGGCCGACTGGCCGCGCATCCGCCAGGTCGTCACCGAGGTGCACGACATCGACGGCAGGCTCGACGAGGTCCTCACACTGCTGCGCGGGCAGGGCTTCACGGTCCTCAGCGAGCAGGAGCCGCTCTTCGCCGGCACCGACATCTACCAGGTCGTCGCCCGCCGCGGGGACGCCTGA
- a CDS encoding helix-turn-helix transcriptional regulator — protein MECYELDARDDELRKLEEVVDRAGNGRGVVVTITGPIACGKTELLDAAAAKADAITLRAVCSAEEQALPYALIGQLIDNPALASHALEPACPTLPGEHLSPEAENRLRSDLTRTLLALAAERPVLIGIDDVHHADTASLNCLLHLARRVGSARIAMVLTELRRLTPAHSQFQAELLSLGHHREIALRPLSPKHTAELVRAGLGPDVDEDVLTGLYRATGGNLNLTRGLINDVREAWETGGTGISAGRAYRLAYLGSLYRCGPVPLRVARVAAVLGQSANTTLVRWISGLNADAVGEATEILTEGGLLHDLRFPHPAARSVVLNDMSAQERRRLHRSALEVLDDVPVEVVAHHQVGAGLLHGPKAAEIFAKAGQELHVRGELDTASDYLQLAHQASDDAVTRAGLRVEAVAIERRRNPLASSRHLDELTVAARAGLLFPEHTALMIRWLGVGGRSGEAAGLLASQRPRAVTDQDRAHMRAAEVSLALVSPGTSGPDRRPRPLTPDELANLPKAARLCAIADNAVMSALRGRPELAAAEAENVLQHADSAAAGTTALAALTALLYAENTDTAQLWADKLVSETGASNEEEAGYAGPRAEAALRRGDLAAAVEAGSTVLDHRRLSTLGITAALPLSSAVAAAIRLGETERAEKWLAQPLPQAIQDGLFGLHLLSARGQYSLATGQHESAYTAFRTCGERMRNWGVDVPGLSLWRVDAAEALLHGRDRDEGRRLVDEQLTRAMGPRSRALTLRVQAAYSPPAKRVDLLDEAADLLLSCNDQYERARVLADLSETFSALRHHSRARGLLRQARHLAAQRGAIPLLRRLGAKPGGPGWLEESGLPQRIKSLTDAERRVASLAAGGQTNRVIADQLFVTASTVEQHLTNVFRKLGVKGRQHLPAELVKAE, from the coding sequence GTGGAGTGCTATGAACTGGACGCCCGCGATGACGAGCTCAGAAAACTGGAGGAGGTTGTGGACCGGGCGGGCAACGGCCGGGGTGTGGTGGTCACCATCACCGGACCGATCGCCTGCGGCAAGACCGAACTGCTCGACGCAGCCGCCGCGAAGGCCGACGCCATCACGTTACGAGCGGTCTGCTCCGCGGAGGAACAGGCACTCCCGTACGCCCTGATCGGGCAGCTCATCGACAACCCGGCGCTCGCCTCCCACGCGCTGGAGCCGGCCTGCCCGACCCTCCCGGGCGAGCACCTGTCGCCGGAGGCCGAGAACCGGCTGCGCAGCGACCTCACCCGTACCCTGCTGGCGCTCGCCGCCGAACGGCCGGTGCTGATCGGCATCGACGACGTGCACCACGCCGACACCGCCTCTTTGAACTGCCTGCTCCACCTGGCCCGAAGGGTCGGCTCGGCCCGGATCGCCATGGTCCTCACCGAGTTGCGCCGGCTCACCCCGGCCCACTCACAGTTCCAGGCCGAGCTGCTCAGCCTGGGGCACCACCGCGAGATCGCGCTGCGCCCGCTCAGCCCGAAGCACACCGCCGAGCTGGTCCGCGCCGGTCTCGGTCCCGACGTCGACGAGGACGTGCTCACGGGGTTGTACCGGGCGACCGGCGGCAACCTGAACCTCACCCGCGGACTGATCAACGATGTGCGGGAGGCCTGGGAGACGGGAGGGACGGGCATCAGCGCGGGCCGCGCGTACCGGCTGGCATACCTCGGTTCCCTCTACCGCTGCGGCCCGGTCCCGTTGCGGGTCGCACGGGTGGCCGCCGTGCTGGGCCAGAGCGCCAACACCACCCTGGTGCGCTGGATCAGCGGGCTCAACGCGGACGCGGTGGGCGAGGCAACCGAGATCCTCACCGAAGGCGGCCTGCTGCACGACCTGCGGTTCCCGCACCCGGCGGCCCGTTCGGTGGTACTCAACGACATGTCCGCCCAGGAACGACGCCGCCTGCACCGGTCCGCTCTGGAAGTGCTGGACGACGTGCCCGTGGAAGTGGTCGCGCACCACCAGGTCGGCGCCGGTCTCCTGCACGGCCCGAAGGCCGCCGAGATATTCGCCAAGGCCGGCCAGGAGCTGCATGTGCGCGGCGAGTTGGACACCGCGTCCGACTATCTGCAACTGGCCCACCAGGCCTCCGACGACGCCGTCACCCGGGCCGGGCTGCGGGTCGAGGCCGTGGCGATCGAGCGCCGCCGCAACCCGCTGGCCTCGAGCCGGCACCTCGACGAGCTGACCGTCGCCGCCCGTGCCGGGCTGCTCTTCCCCGAGCACACGGCGCTGATGATCCGCTGGCTGGGCGTCGGCGGGCGGTCCGGCGAGGCAGCCGGGCTGCTGGCCTCGCAGCGCCCCCGTGCGGTCACCGACCAGGACAGGGCCCATATGCGGGCCGCCGAGGTATCGCTCGCGCTGGTCAGCCCCGGCACGTCCGGCCCGGACCGGCGGCCGCGTCCGCTCACGCCGGATGAGCTCGCGAACCTGCCGAAGGCGGCCCGGCTCTGCGCGATCGCCGACAATGCCGTCATGTCGGCCCTGCGCGGTCGTCCCGAGCTCGCCGCGGCCGAGGCGGAGAACGTCCTGCAGCACGCCGACTCGGCGGCGGCCGGCACCACCGCCCTCGCCGCGCTGACCGCCTTGCTGTACGCGGAGAACACCGACACCGCTCAGCTCTGGGCCGACAAGCTGGTCTCCGAGACCGGGGCGTCGAACGAGGAGGAGGCGGGCTACGCGGGGCCGCGCGCCGAAGCCGCGTTGCGTCGCGGCGACCTGGCCGCGGCGGTCGAGGCAGGCAGCACCGTTCTGGACCACCGGCGGCTCTCGACGCTCGGCATCACCGCCGCGCTACCGCTGAGCAGCGCGGTGGCCGCCGCCATCCGGCTGGGCGAGACCGAGCGGGCGGAGAAGTGGCTCGCCCAGCCGCTGCCGCAGGCCATCCAGGACGGCCTGTTCGGCCTGCACCTGCTCTCGGCGCGCGGCCAGTACAGCCTCGCCACGGGCCAGCACGAGTCGGCGTACACGGCGTTTCGCACCTGCGGGGAACGTATGCGGAACTGGGGCGTTGACGTGCCGGGTCTGTCCCTGTGGCGCGTCGACGCCGCCGAGGCGCTGCTGCACGGCCGCGACCGGGACGAGGGCCGACGGCTCGTCGACGAGCAACTCACCCGTGCGATGGGACCCCGTTCCCGCGCCTTGACGCTGCGGGTGCAGGCGGCGTACAGCCCGCCGGCGAAGCGGGTCGACCTGCTCGATGAAGCGGCCGACCTGCTGCTCTCCTGCAACGACCAGTACGAGCGGGCACGGGTGCTCGCCGACCTGAGCGAGACGTTCAGCGCGCTCCGGCACCACAGCCGGGCGCGGGGACTGCTTCGGCAGGCCCGGCACCTGGCCGCCCAGCGCGGCGCGATACCGCTGCTGCGCCGACTCGGGGCCAAGCCCGGAGGCCCCGGCTGGCTGGAGGAATCCGGCCTGCCGCAGCGGATCAAGTCGCTGACCGACGCGGAGCGGCGGGTGGCGTCGCTGGCCGCCGGCGGACAGACCAACCGCGTGATCGCCGACCAGCTCTTCGTCACGGCCAGCACGGTGGAGCAGCACCTCACGAACGTCTTCCGCAAGCTGGGGGTCAAGGGCCGCCAGCACCTGCCGGCCGAACTCGTCAAGGCGGAATAG
- a CDS encoding class I SAM-dependent methyltransferase — translation MTAFTSGVADINLDESGTPQAETKAATFKSASSSIYDLAASMSAKGQLWNWGVHDSEFVAEIEARLPGFTEYGTDGFSEQLYYLALRDLPKGLESCDGRTVLEVGCGMGEGLNFLSRLVPTARMTGLDLAPKAIASATATLSRGDTLRFVQGDAEELPFEDSSVDVLVNIESSHTYPNLGRFLREAARVLRPGGALSHIDVFTRQRLEAMRRITTEIPELKWVSDHDISDQVRAAVRRRMAPDSHLRSTLNKQRMNRLARTLALHSQITVFGGTFADYQPPASVKMLSRLGLVPPMDSLPMETYRHQIAVRV, via the coding sequence GTGACCGCCTTCACCAGCGGTGTCGCCGACATCAATCTCGACGAATCCGGCACCCCGCAGGCGGAGACGAAGGCCGCCACCTTCAAGTCCGCCAGCTCCTCCATCTACGACCTCGCCGCCAGCATGTCGGCAAAGGGCCAGCTGTGGAACTGGGGTGTGCACGATTCCGAGTTCGTCGCCGAGATCGAGGCCAGGCTGCCCGGATTCACCGAGTACGGCACCGACGGATTCAGCGAGCAGCTCTACTACCTGGCCCTGCGCGACCTTCCGAAGGGCTTGGAGAGCTGCGACGGCCGGACGGTCCTGGAGGTCGGCTGCGGAATGGGGGAGGGGCTCAACTTCCTGTCCCGCCTCGTCCCCACCGCCCGGATGACCGGGCTGGACCTGGCGCCGAAGGCGATCGCCAGCGCCACCGCCACGCTGTCCCGCGGCGATACCCTGCGGTTCGTCCAGGGCGACGCCGAGGAACTGCCCTTCGAGGACTCCTCGGTGGATGTGCTCGTCAACATCGAGAGCTCGCACACCTACCCCAATCTGGGACGTTTCCTGCGGGAGGCCGCGCGCGTGCTGCGCCCGGGTGGCGCCCTTTCGCACATCGACGTGTTCACGCGGCAGCGCCTTGAGGCGATGCGTCGGATCACAACGGAAATACCCGAACTGAAGTGGGTCAGCGATCACGACATCTCCGATCAAGTCCGTGCCGCGGTGCGCCGGCGGATGGCCCCGGACAGTCACCTCCGCAGCACCCTGAACAAACAACGGATGAACCGGCTTGCGCGCACGCTCGCCCTGCACAGCCAGATCACGGTGTTCGGCGGCACGTTCGCGGACTACCAGCCGCCCGCTTCGGTCAAAATGCTCAGCCGGCTCGGCCTCGTGCCGCCGATGGACAGCCTGCCGATGGAAACCTATCGGCACCAGATCGCCGTCCGCGTGTGA
- a CDS encoding FkbO/Hyg5 family chorismatase — MTPPVTAPYCRFEKLGASDLDGDETLLGVIEHRTGHTGVSLAEGCPRTAVHTTTREDESFAEAWHAEGPKESGSHDGVAWARTPDYLFGVARVPEGGRYAAGTAAVYTGIFDLIGTLGYPSLARTWNYVSGINTPNADGLEVYRDFCVGRAEALDARGIDPATMPAATGIGAHGGGITCYFIAARAGDRVNMENPAVLTAHRYPQRYGPRPPVFSRATWLSPPGADDGRLFVSATAGIVGHETVHHGDVAAQCEVSLENIARVIGAENLGRHGLRRGYALADVDHLKVYVRHREDISTVRRICAERLSREATVAVLHTDIARTDLLVEIEGVVA, encoded by the coding sequence TTGACTCCGCCGGTCACGGCACCGTACTGCCGCTTCGAGAAGCTCGGCGCCTCCGATCTCGACGGCGACGAGACACTTCTCGGCGTCATCGAACATCGCACCGGACACACCGGGGTTTCACTGGCCGAGGGCTGTCCCCGGACGGCCGTACACACGACGACCCGCGAGGACGAGTCGTTCGCCGAGGCGTGGCACGCGGAGGGGCCGAAGGAGTCGGGCAGCCATGATGGCGTCGCCTGGGCTCGGACACCTGACTACCTCTTCGGTGTCGCGCGGGTGCCCGAGGGCGGCCGGTACGCGGCCGGCACCGCGGCCGTCTACACCGGAATCTTCGACCTGATCGGGACGCTGGGGTACCCCAGTCTGGCCCGCACCTGGAACTACGTCAGCGGAATCAACACGCCGAACGCCGATGGCCTCGAGGTCTACCGGGACTTCTGTGTGGGCCGCGCCGAGGCGCTGGACGCCCGTGGGATCGACCCGGCGACCATGCCGGCGGCGACCGGCATCGGCGCCCACGGCGGCGGCATCACGTGCTACTTCATCGCCGCACGCGCCGGTGACCGGGTCAACATGGAGAACCCGGCCGTGCTCACGGCTCACCGCTACCCGCAGCGGTACGGCCCCCGCCCGCCGGTCTTCTCCCGGGCCACCTGGCTCTCGCCGCCGGGGGCGGACGACGGCCGGCTCTTCGTCTCCGCGACCGCCGGCATCGTCGGTCACGAGACGGTGCACCACGGCGACGTCGCCGCGCAATGCGAGGTGTCGCTCGAGAACATCGCCCGGGTGATCGGTGCCGAGAACCTGGGACGGCACGGGCTCCGCCGGGGCTACGCCCTCGCCGACGTCGACCATTTGAAGGTCTATGTACGCCACCGCGAGGATATTTCGACCGTACGTCGGATCTGCGCCGAGCGCCTCTCCCGCGAGGCCACGGTTGCCGTACTGCACACCGACATCGCGCGCACCGATCTGCTGGTCGAGATCGAGGGTGTGGTGGCGTGA
- a CDS encoding C9 hydroxylase cytochrome P450: MSTEAQQESTPTARCPFSIQDGHRTILETGTVGAHELFGVKQWLVAAAEDVKLVTNDPRFSSAAPSGILGDRRPGWFSGMDSPEHNRYRQKIARDFTLRAARKQEEFIVRAADSCLDDIEASGPGTDLVPGYAKRLASLAIHDLYGLNEEEGPVLEGQMRAMEGGTDMESIKRLTDEFFGHVLALVRAKREQAGDRLLHRLAESGEDEILLSDEEATGVFATLLFAGHDSMQQMVGYCLYALLSHPEQRAALRENPDLIDGAVEELLRFLPLNQLGVPRVCVEDVELHGQTISAGDNVIPLYSTANRDPGVFADPDTFDITRKPEHNFAFGYGIHKCPGQHLARVLIKVATLRLFERFPDVRLAGDVPMNEGLGLFSPAELRVTWGAE, from the coding sequence ATGAGCACCGAAGCTCAGCAAGAGAGCACGCCCACCGCACGCTGCCCCTTCTCGATCCAGGACGGGCACCGCACGATCCTGGAGACCGGCACGGTCGGCGCGCACGAACTCTTCGGCGTCAAGCAATGGCTGGTGGCCGCGGCCGAGGACGTCAAGCTGGTCACCAACGACCCCCGGTTCAGCTCGGCGGCGCCGTCCGGGATACTCGGCGACCGGCGGCCGGGCTGGTTCTCCGGGATGGACTCGCCGGAGCACAACCGCTATCGGCAGAAGATCGCCCGGGACTTCACCCTGCGGGCCGCGCGCAAGCAGGAGGAGTTCATCGTCCGGGCGGCGGACTCCTGCCTCGACGACATCGAGGCGTCCGGTCCCGGCACCGATCTGGTTCCCGGGTACGCCAAGCGCCTGGCGTCCCTGGCCATCCACGACCTCTACGGCCTGAATGAGGAGGAGGGGCCCGTACTCGAGGGCCAGATGCGGGCCATGGAGGGCGGCACCGACATGGAGAGCATCAAGAGGCTGACCGACGAATTCTTCGGTCACGTCCTGGCGCTGGTGCGTGCCAAGCGGGAGCAGGCGGGCGACAGGCTTCTGCACCGGCTGGCCGAGTCCGGCGAGGACGAGATCCTGCTCAGCGACGAGGAGGCGACCGGGGTGTTCGCCACTCTGCTGTTCGCCGGGCACGACTCGATGCAGCAGATGGTCGGCTACTGTCTGTACGCGCTGCTCTCCCATCCCGAGCAGCGGGCGGCGCTGCGGGAGAACCCGGACCTGATCGACGGCGCGGTCGAGGAGCTGCTGCGCTTCCTGCCGCTCAACCAGCTCGGCGTGCCGCGGGTCTGTGTCGAGGACGTCGAGCTGCACGGCCAGACCATCAGCGCCGGCGACAACGTGATCCCGCTCTACTCGACGGCCAACCGCGACCCCGGCGTCTTCGCCGACCCCGACACGTTCGACATCACGCGTAAGCCCGAACACAACTTCGCTTTCGGGTACGGCATCCACAAGTGCCCGGGGCAGCACCTCGCCCGCGTGTTGATCAAGGTCGCCACGCTGCGCCTGTTCGAGCGCTTCCCGGATGTGCGACTGGCGGGCGACGTGCCGATGAACGAGGGTCTGGGCCTGTTCAGCCCGGCCGAGCTCCGGGTCACCTGGGGAGCGGAGTGA